From Ruminococcaceae bacterium KH2T8, one genomic window encodes:
- a CDS encoding CDP-Glycerol:Poly(glycerophosphate) glycerophosphotransferase yields MHNFLLYIDPGTGSMLFTILIGILGVIVYFARSVFMKIKFLVTGGKKTKDSGEKKNFVIYSDHKRYWSIFKPICDEFEARGVKVDYLTASPDDPVLTHGYKHITPEFIGEGNKGFSKLNLLKADIVLSTTPSLDVFQWKRSKDVKFYVHTFHSPGNASMYRMFGLDYYDAVLLSGEHQEEQIKILEANRDIKKKELVYAGLPYMDVLTQRLKEAAKPSEEKDKKTVLIAPSWGSNGILTKYGSRMIDALVKTGYEIVIRPHPQSFTAEKEMIDELMAKYPDIEWNRDNDNFDVLMRSDILISDFSGVIFEYALIFDKPVMYAANSDFDLSAYDAYWIDKWTGKKPWTFTILPRIGMEITEESLDDMKETIDRCITSSEYREGRDSAREAGWKCRGTAAKDTVDYLIDRHLKLNK; encoded by the coding sequence ATGCATAACTTTTTACTGTATATCGATCCCGGAACGGGAAGCATGCTCTTTACGATACTCATCGGAATACTCGGTGTCATCGTCTATTTCGCGCGCTCCGTATTCATGAAGATCAAGTTTCTTGTAACGGGAGGAAAGAAGACAAAGGACTCGGGCGAGAAAAAGAATTTCGTCATCTACTCGGATCACAAGCGTTACTGGAGCATCTTCAAGCCGATCTGCGATGAGTTCGAAGCTCGCGGGGTAAAGGTCGACTATCTTACGGCATCTCCCGATGACCCCGTACTGACGCACGGATATAAGCACATAACGCCTGAGTTCATAGGCGAAGGAAATAAGGGCTTTTCGAAGCTCAATCTCCTTAAAGCGGATATTGTCTTATCCACGACTCCTAGCCTTGACGTATTTCAGTGGAAGCGCTCGAAAGACGTCAAGTTCTATGTCCATACTTTCCATTCTCCCGGTAATGCGTCCATGTACAGGATGTTCGGACTCGATTATTACGATGCGGTACTTCTTTCGGGCGAGCATCAGGAAGAACAGATAAAGATCCTCGAAGCAAATCGCGACATCAAAAAGAAGGAACTCGTATATGCGGGACTTCCCTATATGGACGTGCTGACACAAAGGCTTAAAGAGGCGGCAAAGCCTTCGGAAGAGAAGGATAAAAAGACCGTGCTCATTGCGCCTTCATGGGGCAGCAACGGTATCCTCACTAAGTACGGAAGCCGCATGATCGACGCGCTTGTAAAGACAGGATACGAGATCGTGATCAGACCTCACCCTCAGTCCTTTACGGCCGAGAAAGAGATGATCGATGAGCTCATGGCAAAGTATCCGGATATCGAATGGAACCGTGATAACGATAACTTCGACGTGCTTATGAGGTCCGATATCCTTATTTCCGACTTTTCCGGAGTCATCTTCGAATATGCACTGATCTTCGATAAGCCCGTGATGTATGCAGCTAATTCCGATTTCGACCTTTCAGCTTACGATGCATACTGGATCGATAAGTGGACGGGTAAGAAACCATGGACATTTACGATCCTTCCCCGGATCGGAATGGAGATCACCGAAGAGAGCCTTGATGACATGAAGGAGACGATCGACAGATGCATCACGAGCTCCGAGTACCGCGAGGGCAGAGACAGCGCCAGGGAGGCAGGCTGGAAGTGTCGCG